The DNA segment GCTTTCTATTTTTCCACCCCTTTTcacctttttttcttttcattTCCGTTTTCGTTTGTTTTCGGTGCTTTTactgcattttttttttgtttgttggCTTCACTGTTCGTTTGCTTTACAGATTCCCAGATCTCTCTCCCGTGTTTgtgcgctcttctctcttctcagGTTGTTccgatttttttttttggctcGAAGTGCTCACACGAAcgtttttccttttgttttgttttgcttccCTGCGTACCTCTGCTACGCACTATTACGACCACTAATACGAAGGTACGTCACCCCTTTTATTTTGTCCGCGACTGGCCGTAGCTTTGTGTGCACTTCTCCCGCTTCATGATGATGAAGTCTTACCGACCGCCGGCGTCCTTCCAGCAGGGCCGCTACATCCCAAACAAGGTGCTCGGTACAGGGACGTATGGACAGGTGATTCGATGCTACGATACCGTCATGGGCAAGGATGTCGCTGTGAAGGTCGCGCAGAGTGACGCCGCGTACCGTCGCTCCGCTTTGAACGAAATCAGCGCACTGCTCTGCCTCAAGGAAAACGAAGACTCCGTGAACATTCTGGACTCCTTCGAGGACGCCGGGCATGTGTGCATCGTCTCGGAGTTGCTGGACCGAAACCTCTTCGAGGTACTGCGAAATCGCGGCTTTGGTCCGCTGTCACTGCGCGAAGTGCGTCAGGTCGCTCTGCGCGTCTTGAGCGCGCTAGCCTCGCTCCACAACAGCGGGTACATTCACTGCGACATCAAGCCCGAGAACATCATGCTGCGCCGAAGCACTCCCGTCAGCTCGGATTCCTCCTCACCCATGCTGGGGCCCTTCACCAGCGAGAATGCCAGCAGCCGGTCGTCGAACAAGAGCGGCGAGCAGAACAACTTCCCGAACGCGCTGGCTCCCGGGCAGGAGGCCCTGAAGCTGGACACCAACGCCAACGTTCACAACCAGCTGTGGCGTAACACGAGCTCGATCGACTCCCTCGTTGGGAGCACGCACAGCGCTGCTTTCCAGGACGGCGATCTGAACATGGGCTTCTCCCCGCGCACCGGCAACCGTCTTGGGGGCTACTCGAAACAACAACACGGAcagcgcggcagtggcgatgCCACAGCTTCGATCAGCGGTGCTGGCATGCGTcacagcggcagcctcgATGGACTCTTTGGCatgccagctgctgcagtcggCGCCTCCGGCACCGGCAACAACACCCGCAACGACCTCCGTGTGAATCGCAACACCCTGGGCAACAAGGATAGCGAGTCTCAGGAACGGACGCAGTTCAACCCCGACGCCAATCCGTACTGCCGCACGTGCCTGATCGACTTCGGCGCCGTGCGCCGTTTTAACGAGAACACGTACTACGACGTGCAGTCGCTCTGGTACCGCGCGCCGGAGGTGGTGTGTGGGCTTCCATACACCACTGCGATCGACTCCTGGAGTGTTGGCTGCGTCCTCTTCGAGCTCTTCACCGGCAAACCGCTTTTCCCGGGCGAGAGCCTGCAGCATCAGCTCTCGCTGATTGTGCAGCACGTCGGCCATCCCTCTCAGGCGGCG comes from the Leishmania infantum JPCM5 genome chromosome 36 genome and includes:
- a CDS encoding protein kinase-like protein, with amino-acid sequence LCVHFSRFMMMKSYRPPASFQQGRYIPNKVLGTGTYGQVIRCYDTVMGKDVAVKVAQSDAAYRRSALNEISALLCLKENEDSVNILDSFEDAGHVCIVSELLDRNLFEVLRNRGFGPLSLREVRQVALRVLSALASLHNSGYIHCDIKPENIMLRRSTPVSSDSSSPMLGPFTSENASSRSSNKSGEQNNFPNALAPGQEALKLDTNANVHNQLWRNTSSIDSLVGSTHSAAFQDGDLNMGFSPRTGNRLGGYSKQQHGQRGSGDATASISGAGMRHSGSLDGLFGMPAAAVGASGTGNNTRNDLRVNRNTLGNKDSESQERTQFNPDANPYCRTCLIDFGAVRRFNENTYYDVQSLWYRAPEVVCGLPYTTAIDSWSVGCVLFELFTGKPLFPGESLQHQLSLIVQHVGHPSQAALTLGCLATQFQLPMVYMSHDARREHVRQWILSSREAGLQRWRKHQMQKLQEAHIAGNQPLWSHPTADVPSTKSEEDALLTATPYGESDVDGASEELELLVDLVCDLLNPDESQRLSCTQALRHPFLNNASKCRSAAPCPCTATPAACFPAVSAAPAPMPCIMATTTTVQPVMMTASPLSVPMGCSPASPFVMHPVHSAPAATVPFTVAPLESMVGVEMEVSTLGVSSQHQPPQAFSTYPAVAASTVYTTNSTGQVMQCTVPVFTQVTHQVAPNVGHAFLPLGMTAQNPAGGTYCSPTTTASQQQYPPSGMSISPTFSPRGALVHAHVPLGFTPTTASNPAAVAAPAASVQPLGASSYVLASAGTVPCMHDYHSEMASAGMSPYVLCHFQPPHACATVMSP